In Pseudorasbora parva isolate DD20220531a chromosome 9, ASM2467924v1, whole genome shotgun sequence, the following proteins share a genomic window:
- the LOC137090033 gene encoding aspartyl/asparaginyl beta-hydroxylase-like isoform X1, whose amino-acid sequence MGEPNAEVKVVNEETEAKPQLANRNGKKAEVGGGTSFFTWFMVLALLGVWTSVAVVYFDLVDYQGVIAKAKDFRYNLSEVLQGKLVSYDADGDGDFDVEDAKVLLGLKDKPTIENREPVKAASEPVEEAPEPIVEEEIQASKVEEAARPPPEPETVEEEPVAEDEPLEVDEEPSAVEEEVDEEEPEVEEEQEVPEEEPEVVEEVPEVTESVSVEEEAEEGLTTEEEVIPVEELVEEEAATLEKDSPVEETIEVEEDTPEKEEVVEEIAPVEEATEEVDAPVEESVEENAPVEETVEETAPVEEAVEEIVPVEEAVEELKPVEEVVEELEPVEEAVEELEPVEEAVEELEPVEEAVEELQPVEEAVEELEPEEEAVEELKPVEEAAEELEPVEEAVEELEPVENVEKYVEQEEPQKAEPVEEVETQEETTEESDPVEEIETEEELIEETDETIQEDEDLEDSTVEETELEDENMEEEDAAAEEEQPEEDFEEEINQTEEQLEEEPTET is encoded by the exons ATGGGGGAGCCTAACGCAGAGGTCAAGGTGGTGAACGAAGAAACCG AGGCCAAGCCACAGCTGGCGAATAGGAATGGGAAGAAGGCAGAGGTTGGAGGAGGAACCTCGTTCTTCACCTGGTTCATGGTTTTGGCTCTCCTGGGTGTCTGGACCTCTGTAGCTGTGGTGTATTTTGACCTTGTTGACTATCAGGGTGTAATTG CCAAAGCAAAGGACTTTCGATATAATCTTTCAGAGGTATTACAAG GTAAACTTGTGTCCTATGATGCTGATGGTGATGGAGACTTTGATGTGGAAGATGCTAAAGTACTACTAG GACTGAAAGATAAGCCCACCATTGAGAACCGTGAACCAGTTAAGGCAGCCTCTGAACCTGTGGAAGAAG CTCCAGAACCTATTGTGGAGGAAGAGATCCAAGCCAGTAAAGTTGAAGAAGCAGCTCGGCCACCTCCAG AACCAGAGACTGTAGAGGAGGAGCCAGTTGCTGAGGATGAACCTCTGGAAGTAGATGAAGAGCCCTCTGCTGTAGAAGAGGAAGTAGATGAGGAGGAACCAGAGGTTGAAGAAGAGCAAGAAGTTCCTGAGGAAGAACCTGAAGTTGTGGAGGAAGTGCCTGAGGTTACAGAGAGCGTTTCAGTTGAGGAGGAGGCAGAGGAAGGGCTTACAACAGAGGAAGAGGTCATACCAGTTGAAGAACTGGTTGAGGAAGAGGCTGCAACATTGGAAAAAGATTCACCAGTTGAAGAGACAATAGAAGTAGAAGAAGATACACCAGAGAAGGAGGAAGTAGTTGAAGAGATTGCACCGGTGGAAGAAGCAACTGAGGAAGTGGATGCACCTGTGGAAGAGTCAGTAGAAGAGAATGCACCAGTGGAAGAAACTGTAGAGGAAACCGCACCAGTTGAAGAAGCTGTTGAGGAGATTGTACCAGTAGAAGAAGCGGTGGAGGAGCTTAAGCCAGTAGAAGAAGTGGTGGAGGAGCTTGAGCCTGTAGAAGAAGCGGTGGAGGAGCTTGAGCCAGTAGAAGAAGCGGTGGAGGAGCTTGAGCCAGTAGAAGAAGCGGTGGAGGAGCTTCAACCAGTAGAAGAAGCTGTTGAGGAGCTTGAACCAGAAGAAGAAGCTGTAGAAGAGCTTAAACCAGTAGAAGAAGCTGCTGAGGAGCTTGAACCAGTAGAAGAAGCTGTTGAGGAGCTTGAACCAGTAGAAAATGTGGAAAAATATGTAGAACAGGAGGAACCTCAAAAGGCAGAACCAGTGGAAGAAGTAGAAACACAGGAAGAGACCACTGAGGAGTCAGATCCTGTAGAAGAAATTGAAACAGAAGAGGAACTTATAGAGGAAACAGATGAGACCATTCAGGAAGATGAGGACTTAGAAGACTCCACAGTGGAGGAAACAGAGCTTGAGGATGAGAATATGGAAGAGG AGGATGCAGCTGCTGAGGAAGAGCAGCCAGAGGAAGACTTTGAAG AGGAAATTAACCAAACGGAAGAACAACTCGAAGAAGAGCCTACAG AAACATAA
- the LOC137090033 gene encoding aspartyl/asparaginyl beta-hydroxylase-like isoform X2, translating into MAKKNAKGTVKKEAKPQLANRNGKKAEVGGGTSFFTWFMVLALLGVWTSVAVVYFDLVDYQGVIAKAKDFRYNLSEVLQGKLVSYDADGDGDFDVEDAKVLLGLKDKPTIENREPVKAASEPVEEAPEPIVEEEIQASKVEEAARPPPEPETVEEEPVAEDEPLEVDEEPSAVEEEVDEEEPEVEEEQEVPEEEPEVVEEVPEVTESVSVEEEAEEGLTTEEEVIPVEELVEEEAATLEKDSPVEETIEVEEDTPEKEEVVEEIAPVEEATEEVDAPVEESVEENAPVEETVEETAPVEEAVEEIVPVEEAVEELKPVEEVVEELEPVEEAVEELEPVEEAVEELEPVEEAVEELQPVEEAVEELEPEEEAVEELKPVEEAAEELEPVEEAVEELEPVENVEKYVEQEEPQKAEPVEEVETQEETTEESDPVEEIETEEELIEETDETIQEDEDLEDSTVEETELEDENMEEEDAAAEEEQPEEDFEEEINQTEEQLEEEPTET; encoded by the exons ATGGCTAAGAAAAATGCAAAAGGAACAGTTAAAAAAG AGGCCAAGCCACAGCTGGCGAATAGGAATGGGAAGAAGGCAGAGGTTGGAGGAGGAACCTCGTTCTTCACCTGGTTCATGGTTTTGGCTCTCCTGGGTGTCTGGACCTCTGTAGCTGTGGTGTATTTTGACCTTGTTGACTATCAGGGTGTAATTG CCAAAGCAAAGGACTTTCGATATAATCTTTCAGAGGTATTACAAG GTAAACTTGTGTCCTATGATGCTGATGGTGATGGAGACTTTGATGTGGAAGATGCTAAAGTACTACTAG GACTGAAAGATAAGCCCACCATTGAGAACCGTGAACCAGTTAAGGCAGCCTCTGAACCTGTGGAAGAAG CTCCAGAACCTATTGTGGAGGAAGAGATCCAAGCCAGTAAAGTTGAAGAAGCAGCTCGGCCACCTCCAG AACCAGAGACTGTAGAGGAGGAGCCAGTTGCTGAGGATGAACCTCTGGAAGTAGATGAAGAGCCCTCTGCTGTAGAAGAGGAAGTAGATGAGGAGGAACCAGAGGTTGAAGAAGAGCAAGAAGTTCCTGAGGAAGAACCTGAAGTTGTGGAGGAAGTGCCTGAGGTTACAGAGAGCGTTTCAGTTGAGGAGGAGGCAGAGGAAGGGCTTACAACAGAGGAAGAGGTCATACCAGTTGAAGAACTGGTTGAGGAAGAGGCTGCAACATTGGAAAAAGATTCACCAGTTGAAGAGACAATAGAAGTAGAAGAAGATACACCAGAGAAGGAGGAAGTAGTTGAAGAGATTGCACCGGTGGAAGAAGCAACTGAGGAAGTGGATGCACCTGTGGAAGAGTCAGTAGAAGAGAATGCACCAGTGGAAGAAACTGTAGAGGAAACCGCACCAGTTGAAGAAGCTGTTGAGGAGATTGTACCAGTAGAAGAAGCGGTGGAGGAGCTTAAGCCAGTAGAAGAAGTGGTGGAGGAGCTTGAGCCTGTAGAAGAAGCGGTGGAGGAGCTTGAGCCAGTAGAAGAAGCGGTGGAGGAGCTTGAGCCAGTAGAAGAAGCGGTGGAGGAGCTTCAACCAGTAGAAGAAGCTGTTGAGGAGCTTGAACCAGAAGAAGAAGCTGTAGAAGAGCTTAAACCAGTAGAAGAAGCTGCTGAGGAGCTTGAACCAGTAGAAGAAGCTGTTGAGGAGCTTGAACCAGTAGAAAATGTGGAAAAATATGTAGAACAGGAGGAACCTCAAAAGGCAGAACCAGTGGAAGAAGTAGAAACACAGGAAGAGACCACTGAGGAGTCAGATCCTGTAGAAGAAATTGAAACAGAAGAGGAACTTATAGAGGAAACAGATGAGACCATTCAGGAAGATGAGGACTTAGAAGACTCCACAGTGGAGGAAACAGAGCTTGAGGATGAGAATATGGAAGAGG AGGATGCAGCTGCTGAGGAAGAGCAGCCAGAGGAAGACTTTGAAG AGGAAATTAACCAAACGGAAGAACAACTCGAAGAAGAGCCTACAG AAACATAA
- the LOC137090033 gene encoding aspartyl/asparaginyl beta-hydroxylase-like isoform X3: protein MGEPNAEVKVVNEETEAKPQLANRNGKKAEVGGGTSFFTWFMVLALLGVWTSVAVVYFDLVDYQGVIGKLVSYDADGDGDFDVEDAKVLLGLKDKPTIENREPVKAASEPVEEAPEPIVEEEIQASKVEEAARPPPEPETVEEEPVAEDEPLEVDEEPSAVEEEVDEEEPEVEEEQEVPEEEPEVVEEVPEVTESVSVEEEAEEGLTTEEEVIPVEELVEEEAATLEKDSPVEETIEVEEDTPEKEEVVEEIAPVEEATEEVDAPVEESVEENAPVEETVEETAPVEEAVEEIVPVEEAVEELKPVEEVVEELEPVEEAVEELEPVEEAVEELEPVEEAVEELQPVEEAVEELEPEEEAVEELKPVEEAAEELEPVEEAVEELEPVENVEKYVEQEEPQKAEPVEEVETQEETTEESDPVEEIETEEELIEETDETIQEDEDLEDSTVEETELEDENMEEEDAAAEEEQPEEDFEEEINQTEEQLEEEPTET, encoded by the exons ATGGGGGAGCCTAACGCAGAGGTCAAGGTGGTGAACGAAGAAACCG AGGCCAAGCCACAGCTGGCGAATAGGAATGGGAAGAAGGCAGAGGTTGGAGGAGGAACCTCGTTCTTCACCTGGTTCATGGTTTTGGCTCTCCTGGGTGTCTGGACCTCTGTAGCTGTGGTGTATTTTGACCTTGTTGACTATCAGGGTGTAATTG GTAAACTTGTGTCCTATGATGCTGATGGTGATGGAGACTTTGATGTGGAAGATGCTAAAGTACTACTAG GACTGAAAGATAAGCCCACCATTGAGAACCGTGAACCAGTTAAGGCAGCCTCTGAACCTGTGGAAGAAG CTCCAGAACCTATTGTGGAGGAAGAGATCCAAGCCAGTAAAGTTGAAGAAGCAGCTCGGCCACCTCCAG AACCAGAGACTGTAGAGGAGGAGCCAGTTGCTGAGGATGAACCTCTGGAAGTAGATGAAGAGCCCTCTGCTGTAGAAGAGGAAGTAGATGAGGAGGAACCAGAGGTTGAAGAAGAGCAAGAAGTTCCTGAGGAAGAACCTGAAGTTGTGGAGGAAGTGCCTGAGGTTACAGAGAGCGTTTCAGTTGAGGAGGAGGCAGAGGAAGGGCTTACAACAGAGGAAGAGGTCATACCAGTTGAAGAACTGGTTGAGGAAGAGGCTGCAACATTGGAAAAAGATTCACCAGTTGAAGAGACAATAGAAGTAGAAGAAGATACACCAGAGAAGGAGGAAGTAGTTGAAGAGATTGCACCGGTGGAAGAAGCAACTGAGGAAGTGGATGCACCTGTGGAAGAGTCAGTAGAAGAGAATGCACCAGTGGAAGAAACTGTAGAGGAAACCGCACCAGTTGAAGAAGCTGTTGAGGAGATTGTACCAGTAGAAGAAGCGGTGGAGGAGCTTAAGCCAGTAGAAGAAGTGGTGGAGGAGCTTGAGCCTGTAGAAGAAGCGGTGGAGGAGCTTGAGCCAGTAGAAGAAGCGGTGGAGGAGCTTGAGCCAGTAGAAGAAGCGGTGGAGGAGCTTCAACCAGTAGAAGAAGCTGTTGAGGAGCTTGAACCAGAAGAAGAAGCTGTAGAAGAGCTTAAACCAGTAGAAGAAGCTGCTGAGGAGCTTGAACCAGTAGAAGAAGCTGTTGAGGAGCTTGAACCAGTAGAAAATGTGGAAAAATATGTAGAACAGGAGGAACCTCAAAAGGCAGAACCAGTGGAAGAAGTAGAAACACAGGAAGAGACCACTGAGGAGTCAGATCCTGTAGAAGAAATTGAAACAGAAGAGGAACTTATAGAGGAAACAGATGAGACCATTCAGGAAGATGAGGACTTAGAAGACTCCACAGTGGAGGAAACAGAGCTTGAGGATGAGAATATGGAAGAGG AGGATGCAGCTGCTGAGGAAGAGCAGCCAGAGGAAGACTTTGAAG AGGAAATTAACCAAACGGAAGAACAACTCGAAGAAGAGCCTACAG AAACATAA
- the ttpa gene encoding alpha-tocopherol transfer protein produces MKSEEVNNIEELNNLPVDSVRIAPYLSELKQKAEADISIRHLDLSKTFLIRFLQARDFDVALAFKLLINYNKWRQECPEITADLRPSSIRGLLQNNYHGVLRSRDEAGSRVLIYRIGQWNPKEFTAYEVFRASLITSELIVREWETQRNGLKVIFDLQDWCFAHALQINPSLAKKISSVLTDSFPLKVRGIHLINEPIFFRPVFAMIRPFLPDKIKQRIHMHGCSYLRSLCSYFPKEILPPVYGGTGPSIDEVCQEWNEFIMQSEDYLYRLSIDLGGGDASQSPAYD; encoded by the exons ATGAAGTCTGAAGAAGTTAACAACATCGaagaattaaataatttacccGTCGATTCTGTTCGGATTGCGCCGTATTTGTCAGAGCTGAAGCAAAAAGCAGAAGCAGACATAAGCATTCGACACTTGGATTTGTCTAAAACATTTCTGATACGTTTTTTGCAGGCGAGAGACTTTGATGTGGCACTGGCGTTCAAG CTGTTAATTAACTATAATAAATGGAGACAAGAATGTCCAGAAATAACAGCTGATCTGCGGCCATCATCCATCAGAGGACTTCTCCAAAACAATTACCATGGAGTTTTGAGATCACGAGATGAGGCTGGAAGTCGAGTTTTAATCTATCGCATTg GTCAGTGGAACCCCAAAGAATTCACAGCTTACGAGGTTTTTCGTGCAAGCCTCATTACGTCAGAACTGATTGTTCGAGAGTGGGAGACTCAAAGAAATGGACTCAAAGTTATTTTTGATCTCCAAGACTGGTGCTTTGCTCATGCTCTGCAGATAAATCCTTCCTTGGCAAAAAAGATATCTTCAGTACTCACG GATTCCTTTCCTTTGAAAGTACGCGGCATCCATTTGATAAACGAGCCCATTTTTTTCCGCCCTGTCTTTGCCATGATCCGTCCATTTCTTCCAGACAAAATCAAACAACGG ATTCATATGCATGGCTGTTCATATCTCCGAAGTCTCTGCAGTTACTTCCCGAAGGAAATCCTCCCTCCTGTGTATGGAGGAACCGGACCCAGCATAGATGAAGTGTGCCAAGAGTGGAATGAGTTCATCATGCAGTCTGAAGACTATCTCTATAGGCTCTCTATAGACTTAGGTGGAGGAGATGCTTCCcagtcacccgcctatgactgA